A genomic window from Glycine soja cultivar W05 chromosome 10, ASM419377v2, whole genome shotgun sequence includes:
- the LOC114369606 gene encoding protein NRT1/ PTR FAMILY 4.5-like, whose product MGDKEVKEEEQKGGFRASMFIFVLSALDNMGFVANMVSLVLYFYGVMHFDLSNSANTLTNFMGSTFLLSLVGGFISDTYFNRLTTCLLFGSLEVLALVMLTVQAGLDHLHPDYCGKSSCVKGGIAVMFYSSLYLLALGMGGVRGSLTAFGADQFDEKKNPGEAKALASFFNWILLSSTLGSIIGVTGVVWVSTQKAWHWGFIIITIASSIGFLTLALGKPFYRIKTPGQSPILRIAQVIVVAFKNRKLPLPESDEELYEVYEDATLEKIAHTNQMRFLDRASILQENIKSQQWKVCTVTQVEEVKILTRMLPILASTIIMNTCLAQLQTFSVQQGSVMNLKLGSFTVPAPSIPVIPLLFMSILIPLYEFFFVPFARKITHHPSGVTQLQRVGVGLVLSAISMTIAGIIEVKRRDQGRKDPSRPISLFWLSFQYAIFGVADMFTLVGLLEFFYREAPETMKSLSTSFTYLSMSLGYFLSTVFVDVINAVTKRVTPSKQGWLHGLDLNQNNLNLFYWFLAILSCLNFFNFLYWASWYKYKVEDNNSKVNLKAPLKTVGERKQDEEEKKDMRVKARESSQTSEANTEGPSSSDETDDGRNSREWKHR is encoded by the exons ATG GGAGACAAAGAGGTAAAGgaagaagaacaaaaaggtGGATTCAGGGCTTCCATGTTTATTTTTG TGTTATCAGCATTGGACAACATGGGTTTTGTGGCAAACATGGTGAGCTTGGTTCTATACTTTTATGGGGTGATGCACTTTGATCTGTCCAACTCTGCCAACACCCTGACAAACTTTATGGGCTCAACTTTCTTGCTCTCACTCGTTGGTGGCTTCATCTCGGACACTTACTTCAACAGACTAACCACATGTTTGCTTTTTGGATCACTCGAAGTTCTG GCTTTGGTAATGCTGACGGTTCAAGCTGGTCTGGACCATTTACACCCAGATTATTGTGGCAAGTCAAGCTGTGTCAAAGGTGGCATAGCTGTCATGTTTTACTCATCATTGTATTTGTTGGCTTTGGGCATGGGAGGAGTGAGAGGCTCCTTGACTGCATTTGGTGCTGACCAATTTGACGAAAAGAAGAACCCAGGAGAAGCAAAGGCTCTTGCTAGCTTCTTCAATTGGATTTTGCTGAGTTCAACGTTGGGATCAATTATAGGGGTCACTGGGGTTGTGTGGGTTAGCACCCAAAAGGCTTGGCATTGGGGATTCATCATAATAACCATAGCTTCCTCCATTGGATTTCTCACCCTTGCTCTTGGCAAGCCATTTTACCGCATCAAAACTCCCGGCCAGAGCCCCATTTTGAGGATCGCTCAG GTTATTGTTGTGGCTTTTAAAAACCGGAAGTTACCACTGCCAGAGTCTGATGAAGAACTTTATGAGGTCTATGAAGATGCTACATTGGAGAAGATTGCACACACCAACCAAATGAG GTTTCTAGATAGAGCAAGCATTCTTCAGGAAAACATCAAGTCACAGCAATGGAAAGTTTGCACAGTGACACAAGTTGAAGAAGTGAAGATCCTAACCAGAATGTTACCTATACTAGCCAGTACCATTATAATGAACACTTGTTTAGCACAGCTTCAAACATTCTCAGTTCAGCAAGGGAGTGTGATGAACCTGAAACTTGGTTCTTTCACTGTGCCTGCACCATCCATTCCAGTTATCCCCCTTCTTTTCATGTCCATCCTGATTCCCCTCtatgaatttttctttgttcCATTCGCAAGAAAGATCACTCACCACCCTTCTGGGGTTACACAGCTTCAAAGAGTTGGCGTTGGACTAGTACTTTCTGCAATTTCAATGACAATAGCTGGGATAATAGAAGTGAAAAGAAGGGACCAAGGAAGGAAGGACCCTTCAAGGCCAATTAGTCTTTTTTGGTTATCCTTCCAATATGCTATATTTGGAGTTGCAGACATGTTCACTCTTGTAGGACTCCTAGAATTCTTCTACAGAGAAGCACCTGAAACCATGAAGTCACTGTCAACTTCTTTCACATATTTGTCCATGTCTCTTGGTTACTTCTTGAGCACAGTCTTTGTGGATGTCATTAATGCTGTTACCAAAAGGGTCACTCCAAGCAAACAAGGATGGTTGCATGGCTTGGACTTAAACCAAAACAATCTCAATTTGTTCTATTGGTTCTTAGCAATCCTTAGctgccttaatttttttaacttcctTTATTGGGCCTCTTGGTACAAGTACAAAGTTGAAGACAACAATTCAAAGGTGAATTTGAAGGCTCCTCTCAAAACGGTTGGTGAGAGAAAACAAGAcgaggaagagaagaaggatATGAGAGTGAAGGCTAGAGAAAGCAGCCAAACAAGTGAAGCCAATACTGAGGGACCCTCTTCCTCTGATGAAACAGATGACGGAAGGAACTCTAGGGAATGGAAGCACAGATAA